The following are encoded together in the Deinococcus malanensis genome:
- a CDS encoding DUF1905 domain-containing protein, whose product MTLEFSGDIWTWRGPAPHHFVTVPERESEELKALASLVTYGWGMIPVRVQLGNTVWPTSLFEKGGRYIVPIRASVRKAEGVQEGDQVTLRLEFRQGR is encoded by the coding sequence ATGACTCTGGAATTTAGCGGCGATATCTGGACCTGGCGTGGTCCGGCACCACACCACTTCGTCACCGTGCCGGAACGCGAATCCGAAGAATTGAAAGCCCTTGCCAGCTTGGTGACGTATGGCTGGGGCATGATTCCCGTACGGGTACAGCTCGGCAATACCGTCTGGCCCACCTCGCTGTTTGAGAAAGGCGGCCGCTACATTGTGCCCATCCGTGCCAGTGTTCGTAAGGCGGAGGGTGTGCAGGAAGGAGATCAGGTGACCCTGCGCCTGGAGTTTCGGCAGGGGCGCTGA
- a CDS encoding DUF2721 domain-containing protein, with translation MADASLQVLTAMITPAVLISGAGTLLMSTSSRLGRVTDRVRHLTARFKVLVTPEGQLEPLAREEKRMIVQQLPKLARRSRMIVRAMTALYLAVALLVLTSILIGSAALLDRPPGPAPVLLAIAGAASLAYGALLLSFETRLSARTTREEMQFLVGLGEHYAGLYTERDGKEVARHDSGI, from the coding sequence ATGGCCGACGCCAGCTTGCAGGTTCTGACCGCCATGATCACGCCCGCCGTGCTGATCAGCGGGGCGGGCACCCTGCTGATGAGCACCAGCAGCCGCCTTGGCCGTGTCACAGACCGGGTGCGGCACCTGACCGCCCGCTTCAAGGTGCTGGTCACGCCGGAAGGTCAGCTCGAGCCGCTGGCTCGTGAGGAAAAACGCATGATCGTTCAGCAGCTGCCCAAGCTGGCCCGGCGCAGCCGCATGATCGTGCGCGCCATGACCGCGCTGTATCTGGCAGTGGCCCTGCTGGTATTGACCAGCATCCTGATCGGTAGTGCCGCGCTGCTCGACCGGCCCCCTGGCCCGGCCCCGGTGCTGCTCGCCATTGCCGGCGCGGCTTCGCTGGCCTACGGGGCGCTCCTGCTGAGTTTCGAGACGCGCCTGAGTGCCCGCACCACGCGGGAGGAGATGCAGTTTCTGGTGGGCCTGGGCGAACATTACGCCGGGCTGTACACCGAAAGAGACGGGAAGGAGGTTGCCCGGCATGACTCTGGAATTTAG
- a CDS encoding aminotransferase class I/II-fold pyridoxal phosphate-dependent enzyme, translated as MWASQRAAAVPGSVFALMDAAKGRARATGLQIIDLSIGSSDLSPPEVVLAELREATRDRATYRYPLFSDTAPLREAAAAYLHRRFGVQVDPQTEVLPLIGAQEGLAHLLLAVTDPGDTLLLPDPGYPPYLGAAAVAGLQVEPLPLRSERGFLPDLEALPQDLAVRALLLNYPNNPTSAVADRAFFKHAANWCRSMGALLIHDHPYAELTFGSYRAPSALEAGLSGVVELHSLSKTHHMGGFRVGFAAGDAAVIAALARVKGAVDFHPYLGIQRAAALALSLPDEVGRAGAAEFQSRRDALVPSLRDLGWEVAMPQASMYTWARVPGLTDSGAFAVRAAEQTGVALSPGRAFGKLGEGFVRFALVQPPEVLREAARLLGTVATA; from the coding sequence ATGTGGGCTTCACAGCGGGCAGCAGCGGTGCCGGGAAGCGTCTTTGCCTTGATGGACGCCGCGAAGGGCCGGGCACGGGCGACCGGACTGCAGATTATCGACCTTAGCATCGGCAGCAGCGACCTGTCGCCGCCAGAAGTCGTCCTGGCCGAGTTGCGCGAGGCGACCCGTGATCGGGCTACTTACCGCTATCCGCTGTTTTCCGACACGGCCCCGCTGCGCGAGGCGGCTGCCGCGTATCTGCACCGGCGCTTCGGGGTGCAGGTCGACCCCCAGACCGAGGTGCTGCCACTGATCGGGGCGCAGGAGGGTCTGGCTCACCTGTTGCTGGCCGTCACGGACCCAGGCGATACGTTGCTGCTGCCTGATCCCGGGTACCCGCCCTATCTGGGCGCGGCAGCGGTGGCCGGGCTTCAAGTGGAACCGCTGCCGCTGCGTTCCGAGCGCGGCTTTCTGCCGGACCTGGAGGCGCTGCCGCAGGATCTGGCGGTGCGGGCGCTGCTGCTGAACTATCCGAACAACCCGACCTCCGCCGTGGCGGACCGGGCCTTTTTCAAGCACGCGGCAAACTGGTGCCGCTCCATGGGCGCCCTGCTGATTCACGACCATCCGTATGCCGAGCTGACCTTCGGGAGCTACCGCGCACCCAGCGCACTGGAAGCCGGACTGAGCGGCGTGGTCGAACTGCACTCACTCAGCAAGACCCACCATATGGGTGGCTTCCGCGTGGGCTTTGCCGCCGGGGACGCAGCCGTCATTGCTGCGCTGGCACGGGTGAAGGGCGCGGTGGACTTTCACCCCTACCTGGGAATCCAGCGTGCAGCAGCACTGGCGCTGAGCCTGCCCGACGAAGTGGGACGTGCTGGAGCGGCCGAGTTCCAGTCACGGCGCGACGCGCTGGTCCCATCTCTGCGTGATCTGGGGTGGGAGGTCGCGATGCCTCAGGCGAGCATGTACACCTGGGCACGCGTGCCGGGGCTGACCGACAGCGGGGCGTTCGCAGTCCGGGCCGCGGAGCAGACCGGCGTGGCGCTCAGCCCGGGGCGCGCCTTCGGGAAGCTGGGCGAGGGCTTCGTGCGCTTCGCCCTGGTGCAGCCGCCTGAGGTGCTGCGCGAGGCCGCCCGCCTGCTGGGTACAGTGGCCACCGCGTGA
- the acs gene encoding acetate--CoA ligase, whose protein sequence is MPHTNQQDHIDAMLHETRVIAPSEEFQARARVTREEYERRYRQSLEHPDEFWSEVAGELYWMKRWEQVLDWQEPHAQWFVGGQTNVAYNALDRNVQHGLGEKRAIVWEGEDGEVRTYTYAELLREVKKAANALLGLGVQPGDRVTLYMPLIPEAAVAMLACARIGAVHSVVFGGFSVSALSDRINDAQSKVLITADGGYRRGQPVPLKKNADEAAQKTPTLEKMLVVRRVGTPVDWQPERDVWWHEAVEAASGEHEAAPLDSEHPLFILYTSGSTGKPKGVQHTTGGYMVGTYLTTQAVFDLRDDDVYWCTADVGWVTGHSYSVYGPLLNGATVVMYEGAPNQPDWGRFWEIIQKHRVTILYTAPTAIRAFMQHGDEIPGRYDLSSLRLLGSVGEPINPEAWMWYWRVIGGGRCPVVDTWWQTETGSIMLTTLPGAFPSKPGSAGLPMYGVEPALMTHDGEELGADDGGLLVIKRPWPSMLRTVYGDDERYRKSYWGEIKGVYFAGDGARRDADGYYTIVGRVDDVLNVSGHRLGTMEIESALVAHPSVSEAAVVGKPDAVKGESVVAFVLVQDGYTVDPTELRAHVTREIGALARPDAIIVSDALPKTRSGKIMRRFLRQIAAGQEIQGDTSTLEDPGVLERLAATPPA, encoded by the coding sequence ATGCCCCACACGAACCAGCAAGATCACATCGACGCGATGCTGCACGAGACCCGCGTCATCGCTCCCAGCGAGGAATTTCAGGCGCGCGCGCGCGTGACGCGCGAGGAGTATGAGCGGCGGTACCGCCAGAGCCTGGAGCATCCCGACGAGTTCTGGAGTGAGGTGGCTGGTGAACTGTACTGGATGAAACGCTGGGAGCAGGTGCTGGACTGGCAGGAGCCACACGCCCAGTGGTTCGTGGGAGGACAGACTAATGTGGCCTACAACGCGCTGGACCGTAACGTGCAGCACGGCCTGGGCGAGAAGCGCGCCATCGTCTGGGAAGGAGAGGACGGCGAGGTCCGCACCTACACGTATGCCGAGCTGCTGCGCGAGGTCAAGAAGGCCGCCAACGCGCTGCTGGGTCTGGGTGTACAGCCGGGCGACCGGGTGACCCTGTACATGCCTCTGATCCCCGAGGCGGCCGTCGCCATGCTGGCCTGCGCCCGGATCGGTGCGGTACACAGTGTAGTGTTCGGTGGTTTCTCGGTGTCGGCGCTGTCAGACCGTATCAACGACGCCCAGAGCAAGGTGCTGATCACCGCGGACGGCGGCTACCGCCGGGGCCAGCCGGTCCCCCTGAAGAAAAATGCCGACGAGGCCGCGCAGAAGACCCCCACCCTGGAGAAGATGCTGGTGGTGCGCCGGGTCGGCACCCCGGTGGACTGGCAGCCGGAGCGCGACGTGTGGTGGCACGAGGCCGTCGAGGCCGCCAGCGGCGAGCACGAGGCCGCACCGCTGGACAGCGAGCACCCGCTGTTCATCCTGTACACGTCCGGCAGCACAGGCAAGCCCAAGGGGGTGCAGCACACCACTGGCGGCTATATGGTCGGCACCTATCTGACCACCCAGGCCGTCTTCGATCTGCGCGACGACGATGTCTACTGGTGCACCGCCGACGTGGGCTGGGTTACCGGGCACAGCTATAGCGTTTACGGGCCGCTGCTTAACGGCGCGACCGTGGTGATGTACGAGGGTGCGCCCAACCAGCCGGACTGGGGCCGTTTCTGGGAAATTATCCAGAAGCACCGCGTGACCATCCTGTACACCGCGCCCACCGCCATCCGGGCGTTTATGCAGCACGGTGACGAGATCCCAGGGCGTTACGACCTGAGCAGCCTGCGCCTGCTGGGCTCGGTGGGTGAACCGATCAACCCCGAGGCCTGGATGTGGTACTGGCGGGTCATCGGCGGCGGGCGCTGCCCGGTGGTGGATACCTGGTGGCAGACCGAGACCGGCTCAATCATGCTGACCACACTGCCCGGCGCCTTTCCCAGCAAGCCCGGCAGTGCAGGCCTGCCGATGTATGGGGTGGAACCGGCCCTGATGACCCACGACGGCGAGGAACTGGGAGCGGACGACGGCGGCCTGCTGGTCATCAAGCGGCCCTGGCCCAGCATGCTGCGCACGGTTTACGGAGACGACGAGCGCTACCGAAAGAGCTACTGGGGTGAAATCAAGGGCGTGTACTTCGCTGGTGACGGGGCGCGCCGTGACGCCGATGGGTACTACACCATCGTCGGACGCGTGGATGACGTGCTGAATGTCAGCGGCCACCGCCTGGGCACCATGGAGATCGAGTCGGCCCTGGTGGCCCATCCCAGCGTGTCCGAGGCCGCCGTGGTCGGCAAGCCCGACGCGGTCAAGGGCGAGAGCGTGGTGGCGTTCGTGCTGGTGCAGGACGGCTATACGGTGGACCCTACCGAGTTGCGCGCGCACGTCACCCGGGAAATCGGCGCCCTGGCCCGTCCGGACGCCATTATTGTGTCCGACGCCCTGCCCAAGACCCGCAGCGGCAAGATCATGCGCCGCTTCCTGCGTCAGATCGCCGCAGGGCAGGAAATTCAGGGTGACACCAGCACCCTCGAAGATCCGGGGGTCCTGGAGAGGCTGGCGGCTACACCTCCGGCCTGA
- a CDS encoding solute symporter family protein, translating to MTLLLAAVIVAITLGVTFWASKRNTSASDFYVAGGKISATQNGIAIAGDYMSAASFLGITGLIALNGYDGFMYSVGWFIAYLTVLFIVAEPLRNLGKYTLADMLVYRLKDPKVRFYAALSTITVSTFYMIAQVVGAGSLISLLSGGALRAEVAIPLVGVLMIIYVVVGGMLATTWVQIIKAVLLMFATIVMTVFILARFGFSFSNLLGQVEARNGVEYLGAGVKYKNPLDLISLGLALVLGTAGLPHILVRFFTVPTAQDARKSVVWAMVLIGAFYVMTAFMGNAANVLVGKERIVEANAAGNMAAPMLAQYLFGGPGTTGGEFGLAFVTAVAFATILAVVAGLTIAASTSFTHDIYNGVMRGGQASEAQQFRVARLATVAVGMVSILLGLLAKNQNVAFLVALAFAIAASANLPVILFTLFWRRFNATGAVWGIIGGLTVTLALIAISPNIMGIDPPEKTTARRPIQANAIFPLENPGIISIPAGFALAALGTLLGRRREQDERDFEEMQYRAYTGAGVDGTVAAHD from the coding sequence ATGACCCTTCTGCTCGCGGCTGTGATAGTCGCCATTACCCTGGGCGTCACCTTCTGGGCCAGCAAGCGCAACACCAGCGCCTCGGACTTCTACGTTGCGGGGGGCAAGATCAGCGCCACCCAGAACGGCATTGCCATCGCCGGCGACTACATGAGCGCCGCCAGTTTCCTCGGCATTACCGGCCTGATTGCCCTGAACGGCTACGACGGCTTCATGTACTCGGTGGGCTGGTTCATCGCCTACCTGACCGTGCTCTTTATCGTGGCCGAGCCGCTGCGCAACCTGGGCAAGTACACCCTGGCCGACATGCTGGTCTACCGTCTCAAGGACCCCAAGGTCCGCTTCTACGCGGCGCTCTCGACCATCACGGTCAGCACCTTCTACATGATCGCTCAGGTCGTGGGCGCCGGCAGCCTGATCAGTCTGCTGTCGGGCGGCGCTCTGAGAGCCGAAGTGGCCATTCCGCTGGTCGGTGTACTGATGATCATCTACGTCGTGGTGGGCGGTATGCTGGCCACCACCTGGGTGCAGATCATCAAGGCCGTGTTGCTGATGTTTGCCACCATCGTGATGACCGTGTTCATCCTGGCGCGCTTTGGGTTCTCGTTCAGCAACCTGCTGGGTCAGGTCGAGGCCCGCAACGGCGTGGAGTACCTGGGCGCAGGCGTGAAGTACAAGAACCCGCTGGACCTGATCAGCCTGGGCCTGGCGCTGGTGCTGGGCACGGCCGGCCTGCCGCACATCCTGGTGCGCTTCTTCACCGTACCCACCGCGCAGGACGCCCGCAAGAGCGTGGTATGGGCCATGGTCCTGATCGGGGCCTTCTACGTGATGACTGCCTTCATGGGCAATGCCGCCAACGTGCTGGTCGGCAAGGAGCGTATTGTCGAGGCGAACGCCGCCGGCAACATGGCCGCACCTATGCTGGCGCAGTACCTCTTTGGTGGACCGGGGACCACCGGCGGTGAGTTCGGGCTGGCCTTCGTCACGGCCGTGGCCTTCGCCACCATTCTGGCGGTAGTGGCGGGCCTGACCATTGCGGCCAGCACCAGCTTCACCCACGACATCTACAACGGTGTGATGCGGGGCGGACAGGCCAGCGAGGCGCAGCAGTTCCGCGTGGCCCGTCTGGCGACCGTGGCGGTGGGCATGGTATCCATCCTGCTGGGTCTGCTGGCCAAGAATCAGAACGTGGCCTTCCTGGTCGCCCTAGCCTTTGCTATCGCCGCCAGCGCCAACCTGCCGGTGATCCTGTTCACGCTGTTCTGGCGCCGCTTCAACGCCACCGGTGCGGTGTGGGGCATTATCGGCGGTCTGACGGTCACCCTCGCCCTGATCGCCATCAGTCCCAACATCATGGGCATCGATCCGCCGGAGAAAACCACGGCCCGCCGTCCCATTCAGGCCAACGCGATCTTCCCGCTGGAAAACCCTGGCATCATCAGCATTCCCGCCGGCTTCGCGCTGGCGGCACTGGGCACCCTGCTGGGCCGCCGCCGCGAGCAGGACGAGCGCGACTTCGAGGAAATGCAGTACCGTGCCTACACCGGCGCCGGTGTGGACGGCACTGTCGCCGCACACGACTGA
- a CDS encoding DUF485 domain-containing protein, whose protein sequence is MTASRAPAGSPPHVRNAAYKELVAQRTRFTITMTLTFLVLYFLLPVLAGYNKPLMAQKVLGNVTFGYILAFLEFVMGWVMAYIYVVKARTFDRLALEAQQ, encoded by the coding sequence ATGACCGCGTCCCGAGCGCCTGCAGGCTCTCCGCCCCATGTCCGCAATGCCGCATACAAGGAACTGGTGGCGCAGCGGACCCGCTTTACCATCACCATGACCCTGACCTTCCTGGTGTTGTATTTTCTGCTGCCTGTGCTGGCCGGCTACAACAAGCCTCTGATGGCACAGAAGGTGCTGGGGAACGTGACGTTCGGGTACATCCTGGCGTTCCTGGAATTCGTGATGGGCTGGGTTATGGCCTATATCTATGTCGTCAAGGCGCGTACCTTTGACCGACTCGCACTGGAGGCCCAGCAATGA
- the moaA gene encoding GTP 3',8-cyclase MoaA, translated as MLVDQLGRPLRDLRISVTDRCNLRCTYCMPASVFGPDYAFVPRSDLLTFEEIERLARLFVSLGVRKLRLTGGEPTLRRDLSDLVARLARLEGVQDLAMTTNGLLLPRLAPDLKAAGLRRVTVSLDSLDPQVFGQMNGLGIHPQQVLDGIEAALQAGLGVKINTVVQRGVNDQGLRELWLALRAQAPVRFIEFMDVGNHNGWNMDSVVPSSEVLARLGADSETPVFDSLVPDYRGEVAARHRDAQGHEVGLISSVTAPFCGDCSRARISAVGALYTCLFASSGTDLRAPLRGGASDAELLTLLSGVWGRRTDRYSEERGEQTRQTKVEMSYIGG; from the coding sequence ATGCTGGTGGACCAACTGGGACGACCCCTGCGTGACCTGCGCATCAGCGTGACGGACCGCTGCAATCTGCGCTGCACGTACTGCATGCCGGCCTCGGTCTTTGGTCCGGATTATGCCTTCGTGCCGCGCTCGGACCTGTTGACCTTCGAGGAAATCGAGCGGCTGGCGCGCCTGTTCGTCTCGCTGGGAGTGCGCAAGTTGCGGCTGACTGGCGGCGAGCCCACCCTGAGGCGCGACCTGAGCGACCTGGTTGCCCGCCTCGCCAGGCTTGAGGGTGTACAGGACCTCGCCATGACCACCAATGGCCTGCTGCTGCCCCGTCTGGCCCCGGACCTCAAGGCCGCCGGACTGCGCCGAGTCACGGTCAGTTTGGACAGTCTCGACCCCCAGGTATTCGGACAGATGAATGGGCTGGGGATTCACCCACAGCAGGTTCTGGACGGCATCGAGGCGGCGCTGCAGGCAGGTCTGGGTGTGAAGATCAACACGGTGGTGCAGCGCGGAGTCAACGACCAGGGCCTGCGCGAGCTGTGGCTGGCCCTGCGTGCGCAGGCACCAGTGCGGTTTATCGAGTTTATGGATGTAGGTAACCACAACGGCTGGAATATGGACAGTGTGGTGCCGTCGAGTGAGGTGCTGGCCCGTCTGGGTGCAGACAGTGAAACGCCGGTCTTCGATTCCCTTGTCCCCGACTACCGCGGCGAGGTGGCTGCCCGTCACCGTGACGCGCAGGGACACGAGGTGGGGCTGATCTCTTCGGTGACGGCTCCGTTCTGCGGCGACTGCTCACGGGCACGGATCTCGGCGGTAGGAGCTCTGTACACCTGCCTGTTTGCCTCCTCGGGGACCGATTTGCGCGCGCCCCTGCGTGGTGGGGCCAGCGACGCCGAGTTGCTGACCCTACTGTCAGGAGTGTGGGGCAGACGGACCGACCGTTACAGCGAGGAGCGCGGAGAGCAGACCCGCCAGACCAAGGTGGAGATGTCCTATATCGGGGGGTAA
- a CDS encoding GntR family transcriptional regulator yields the protein MAKYPLIKTTLKDRLLGGHYTEGLPLPSEPQLAREFEVSRMTARRAIDELEREGYVYRVQGAGTFPTGKRFRQGMFRVRPFKEWARHPDHRTTVLRAMEIEATPEIAIVLQIQPGDPVIFIHRLRMAGDEALVIEKRYINAALVPTLLDHNLSTESIHETMVSLGVPLARVEQNLEAVNLRQEESDLLRVPLGTAAFLLRRTTYSGQKRASYVNYWVRGDRYAFQDTFEP from the coding sequence ATGGCGAAGTACCCGCTCATCAAGACCACCCTGAAAGACCGCCTGCTCGGTGGGCATTACACCGAAGGGTTACCGCTGCCCAGCGAACCTCAACTCGCCCGTGAATTTGAAGTTTCGCGCATGACTGCCCGGCGTGCCATCGACGAGCTGGAACGCGAAGGTTATGTCTACCGTGTGCAGGGCGCAGGCACTTTTCCTACAGGCAAACGCTTCCGACAGGGAATGTTCCGGGTCCGGCCGTTCAAGGAGTGGGCCCGCCACCCCGACCACCGCACCACCGTGCTGCGTGCCATGGAAATTGAAGCCACCCCGGAAATTGCTATCGTGCTGCAGATTCAACCGGGCGACCCGGTGATTTTCATTCACCGTCTGCGTATGGCCGGAGACGAAGCCCTGGTGATCGAGAAGCGCTATATCAATGCGGCGCTGGTTCCTACCCTGCTCGACCACAACCTCAGCACCGAGAGCATCCATGAAACGATGGTCAGTCTGGGCGTTCCGCTGGCCCGGGTCGAACAGAATCTTGAAGCTGTGAACCTGCGCCAGGAGGAATCCGATCTGCTGCGGGTCCCGCTGGGCACGGCCGCCTTCCTGCTGCGCCGCACCACCTACAGCGGTCAGAAGCGTGCCAGCTATGTGAACTACTGGGTACGCGGGGACCGCTATGCCTTTCAGGACACCTTCGAGCCCTGA
- the rplT gene encoding 50S ribosomal protein L20 produces the protein MPRVKTGTVRRRRHKKVLKRAKGFWGSRSRQYRNAFQTLLNAATYEYRDRRNKKRDFRRLWIQRINAGARLHGMNYSTFIGGLKRAGVDLNRKVLADIAAREPEAFKALVDAAKNGK, from the coding sequence ATGCCACGCGTTAAGACCGGCACCGTCCGTCGTCGTCGTCACAAGAAGGTCCTGAAGCGCGCCAAGGGTTTCTGGGGCAGCCGCAGCAGGCAGTACCGCAACGCCTTCCAGACGCTGCTGAACGCCGCCACCTACGAGTACCGCGACCGTCGCAACAAGAAGCGTGACTTCCGTCGCCTGTGGATTCAGCGCATCAATGCCGGCGCCCGCCTGCACGGCATGAACTACAGCACCTTCATCGGTGGCCTCAAGCGTGCCGGAGTCGACCTTAACCGCAAGGTACTGGCCGACATCGCCGCGCGCGAGCCCGAGGCCTTCAAGGCCCTGGTGGACGCCGCCAAGAACGGCAAGTAA
- the rpmI gene encoding 50S ribosomal protein L35, which yields MPKMKTLKSASRRIKITGTGKVMAFKSGKRHQNTGKSGDEIRGKGKGFVLAKSEWARMKLMLPKGK from the coding sequence ATGCCCAAGATGAAGACTCTGAAAAGCGCCTCGCGCCGGATCAAGATCACCGGCACGGGCAAGGTGATGGCGTTCAAGAGTGGCAAGCGCCACCAGAACACTGGCAAGAGCGGCGACGAGATCCGCGGCAAAGGCAAGGGCTTCGTGCTCGCCAAGAGCGAATGGGCCCGCATGAAACTCATGCTGCCGAAGGGGAAGTGA
- a CDS encoding alpha-amylase family protein → MLHTELASHLRTAFDDDRDADTFLLRLERYGPDLVESLTQVYGDQAPALLDGLIEVMLHAFHNRPPDLRRLDEARLLRPDWLQSPDMIGYVAYTDRFAGNLQGVRGKLDYLRGLSVKYLHLMPLLKPREGENDGGYAVQDYRAVRPDLGSMDDLSALARDLRGQGISLVLDLVLNHVAREHEWAEKARAGDPRYRAYFHIYPDRTQPDAFEATLPEVFPDFAPGNFTWDDAAGENGAGGWVWTTFNTYQWDVNWSNPQVFQEFLDIILYLANRGVEVFRLDAIAFIWKRLGTDSQNQPEVHWLTRALRAATRIVAPAVAFKAEAIVAPAQLIHYLGSRVHHGKVSDMAYHNSLMVQLWSSLASRDTTLFREALQAFPPKPATATWGLYARCHDDIGWAISDEDAARAGLNGDAHRRFLSDFYSGTFPGTFARGLVFQYNPATGDRRISGMAASLAGLEAALETGDEVGISTSIARLRLLHAVVLGFGGVPLLYMGDELAMLNDYGFETEPEHAPDNRWVHRPQMNWTLAEQARHDVNSPAGRMYAWLQKLVQARAATPHLHASVESRAVHSPDNRVLMLRRDHPLGTMLGIYNFSHEDVSFPTSALREHLGEQAEDRLSGGRLTFARPTVRLEPYRAMWLTEL, encoded by the coding sequence ATGCTGCACACGGAACTGGCCTCGCATCTGCGCACCGCTTTTGATGACGACCGTGACGCGGATACCTTCCTGCTACGCCTGGAACGGTACGGCCCCGACCTGGTCGAGAGCCTTACGCAGGTCTACGGCGATCAGGCTCCCGCGCTGCTTGACGGGCTGATCGAGGTCATGCTGCATGCGTTCCACAACCGGCCCCCGGACCTGCGCCGGCTTGACGAGGCACGGCTGCTGCGCCCGGACTGGTTACAGTCCCCGGACATGATTGGGTATGTCGCCTACACGGACCGCTTCGCCGGGAACCTGCAAGGAGTACGCGGCAAGCTCGACTATCTGCGTGGCCTAAGCGTGAAGTACCTGCACCTGATGCCGCTGCTCAAGCCCCGCGAAGGCGAGAACGACGGCGGTTACGCGGTTCAGGACTACCGCGCGGTGCGACCTGACCTGGGCAGCATGGATGACCTTTCCGCGCTGGCCCGTGACCTGCGCGGCCAGGGCATCAGCCTGGTGCTGGACCTCGTGCTCAACCACGTGGCCCGCGAGCACGAGTGGGCCGAAAAGGCGCGCGCCGGTGACCCCCGCTACCGCGCCTACTTTCATATCTACCCGGACCGCACGCAGCCCGACGCCTTTGAGGCCACGCTTCCCGAGGTCTTCCCGGACTTCGCGCCCGGCAACTTTACCTGGGACGACGCGGCCGGGGAGAATGGAGCAGGTGGCTGGGTGTGGACCACCTTCAATACCTATCAGTGGGACGTGAACTGGTCTAATCCGCAGGTCTTCCAGGAGTTTCTGGACATCATCCTGTACCTCGCCAACCGTGGGGTGGAGGTATTCCGCCTGGATGCCATCGCCTTTATCTGGAAGCGCCTGGGCACCGACAGCCAGAACCAGCCGGAAGTGCACTGGCTGACCCGCGCCCTGCGCGCCGCCACCCGGATCGTGGCACCCGCTGTGGCTTTCAAGGCCGAGGCCATCGTGGCTCCTGCGCAGCTCATTCACTACCTGGGCAGCCGGGTGCATCACGGCAAGGTCAGCGACATGGCCTACCACAACAGCCTGATGGTGCAGCTGTGGAGCAGCCTCGCCTCGCGCGACACCACGCTGTTCCGGGAGGCGCTGCAGGCCTTCCCACCCAAGCCGGCGACCGCCACCTGGGGCCTGTACGCCCGCTGTCACGACGACATCGGCTGGGCCATCAGCGATGAGGACGCTGCCCGCGCGGGTCTGAATGGAGACGCGCACCGCCGCTTTCTGAGCGACTTCTACAGCGGCACGTTCCCGGGGACCTTTGCACGCGGGCTGGTGTTCCAGTACAACCCGGCCACCGGCGACCGCCGCATCAGTGGCATGGCCGCCAGCCTCGCCGGGCTGGAAGCGGCGCTGGAGACCGGGGACGAGGTGGGCATCAGCACCTCGATTGCCCGCTTGCGCCTGCTGCACGCCGTGGTGCTGGGTTTCGGGGGCGTGCCGCTGCTGTACATGGGCGACGAACTGGCCATGCTCAATGACTATGGCTTCGAGACCGAGCCTGAGCACGCCCCCGACAACCGCTGGGTGCATCGCCCGCAGATGAACTGGACCCTGGCCGAGCAGGCCCGCCACGACGTCAACAGTCCGGCTGGGCGCATGTATGCGTGGCTGCAGAAGCTGGTGCAGGCGCGTGCAGCCACGCCCCACCTGCATGCCAGCGTCGAAAGCCGCGCCGTTCACAGTCCCGACAACCGCGTGTTGATGCTGCGCCGCGACCACCCGCTGGGGACCATGCTGGGCATATACAACTTCAGCCACGAGGACGTGAGCTTCCCCACCTCAGCCCTGAGAGAGCACCTGGGCGAGCAGGCTGAGGACCGCCTCAGCGGCGGGCGCCTGACCTTCGCGCGCCCGACGGTGCGTCTGGAGCCCTACCGGGCGATGTGGCTCACCGAACTCTGA